One window of the Cryptomeria japonica chromosome 7, Sugi_1.0, whole genome shotgun sequence genome contains the following:
- the LOC131040371 gene encoding shaggy-related protein kinase epsilon translates to MKKVKNEHASELKVSHKDGKKAYIADGSVGTSKKISKHNIFLESAHDGPSKINTSNVVPPGEGMSTTVDDILPKEMKELKIGDDKSNSLDEKEMDAPVVDENFTDVGQIIVTTICGNSGQPKQTVSYKAERVVGTGSFGIVFQAKCLETGETVAIKKVLQDRRYRNRELQTMRHLDHPNVVTLKNCFYSTSENDEVYLNLVLEYVPETVYRIAKHYARMTQRIPLIYVKLYAYQICRSLAYIHGAIGACHRDIKPQNLLVNPQTHQLKLCDFGSAKVLVKGEPNISYICSRYYRAPELIFGATEYTTAIDIWSTGCVMAELLLGQPLFPGESGVDQLVEIIKILGTPTREEIKCMNPNYTEFKFPQIKAHPWHKVFNKRVPAEAVDLIARLLQYSPHLRCNALEACTHPFFDELRDPNTHLPNGRPLPPLFNFKPPELKGASPDILQRLIPEFARKQCPFLDL, encoded by the exons ATGAAAAAGGTGAAAAACGAACATGCATCTGAGCTAAAAGTTTCTCACAAAGATGGGAAGAAAGCATATATTGCTGACGGTTCAGTAGGGACATCCAAGAAAATCAGTAAGCATAATATTTTTTTGGAGTCTGCACATGATGGACCCTCAAAAATAAATACCAGCAATGTAGTTCCTCCAGGGGAAGGGATGTCAACTACAGTGGATGATATCCTTCCAAAGGAGATGAAGGAGCTGAAGATTGGTGATGACAAGAGCAATAGTCTTGATGAGAAG gaaATGGATGCCCCTGTAGTTGATGAAAATTTTACTGACGTTGGACAAATTATTGTGACAACCATATGTGGGAATAGTGGACAGCCTAAGCAG ACTGTGAGTTACAAGGCTGAACGGGTTGTAGGCACTGGTTCCTTTGGGATTGTCTTTCAG GCTAAGTGCTTAGAGACTGGTGAGACAGTAGCCATCAAAAAGGTCCTGCAGGACAGACGATATAGAAATCGTGAATTGCAAACGATGCGCCATCTGGATCATCCCAATGTTGTAACTCTAAAGAACTGTTTTTATTCTACTTCTGAAAATGATGAAGTCTACCTGAACCTGGTACTTGAGTATGTACCAGAAACAGTTTATCGCATTGCAAAGCACTATGCCAGAATGACACAGAGGATTCCTCTGATTTATGTAAAATTATATGCTTATCAG ATATGCAGGTCATTGGCTTATATTCATGGTGCAATTGGTGCATGTCATAGGGATATAAAGCCACAAAATCTTTTG GTCAATCCTCAGACACACCAGCTCAAACTATGTGACTTTGGAAGTGCAAAAGTTCTG GTCAAGGGTGAACCAAATATATCCTATATTTGCTCACGGTATTATAGAGCTCCTGAACTCATTTTTGGAGCCACCGAGTATACAACTGCTATTGATATATGGTCAACAGGATGTGTTATGGCTGAGCTGCTTCTTGGTCAG CCATTATTCCCTGGTGAGAGTGGAGTAGATCAACTAGTGGAGATAATTAAG ATTCTTGGCACTCCCACTCGAGAGGAGATCAAATGCATGAATCCTAATTATACAGAGTTCAAGTTTCCACAGATAAAGGCCCACCCTTGGCACAAG GTTTTCAACAAGCGAGTTCCTGCGGAGGCTGTTGATCTTATCGCAAGACTTCTTCAATACTCACCACACCTCCGTTGCAATGCG CTTGAAGCATGTACACATCCCTTTTTTGATGAGCTTCGAGATCCCAACACCCATTTGCCCAATGGCCGTCCGTTGCCCCCATTGTTCAACTTCAAACCACCTG AATTGAAAGGGGCTTCTCCGGACATACTTCAAAGATTAATTCCTGAGTTTGCAAGAAAGCAGTGTCCTTTTCTTGACCTTTAA